A region from the Vicia villosa cultivar HV-30 ecotype Madison, WI linkage group LG3, Vvil1.0, whole genome shotgun sequence genome encodes:
- the LOC131656595 gene encoding probable disease resistance protein At4g27220 gives MANIVVTIASNVGKYLAGPAIRELQYLLCVNNVINLLENERDALSAERGNLQTRVAQAKERTEVIEKPVEKWLNDVENLLEEVEILVQRTETDLNCFQGWFPTCKRYLLCKEMVKKIEAMEKFKGKSNDINPFSHLAPLPGIQYQSSEDFIYFESTKMAYGQIWEALGDDGVSIIGVHGEGGCGKTALVTEVGKKAEELDMFDKVISITVSRTPNIRGIQGEMADMLNLRLGEESEKGRAQRLWLCLQENKRTLLIVDDLWEKFHLMDIGILLDSVNKRTWKILITTHSERICTSMECQKTTHLELLSEDESWTFFQKFVRVDNILSKNLPREICNECERLPLTIKTVALSLKGRDESEWHRALEKLRDSKESNDEGGVTATFSCLKLCFGYLLRPETKQLFLVCSLFPEDYHIPIEDLLRYAVGLSVEERLSLQSRRSLFEANISQLLESHLLMRGSVKMHDVVRDAALWFANRSKNRKILVNVDKPLSTVAKDNKIRDCFAVSSWWYNESPSFCQLLAPNLKMLLLNISARRSWNSLDLSHLTFEGIQGLEVFSLTINYKIVRFSLPPSIQLLTNVRTLRLNGLEFGDISFIASLIRLEVLDLRRCKFNELPIEIGKLLRLKLLDLSECRLFKRAYNGAIGRYSQLEELYASACYPEKYVSEIAMDIGYLPNLQRFKFSDQITLKLMIPNISNLRTSQKTILQIGKNISLTGLHGGCKNIIPDMVGIVGGMNDLTSLHLTSCREIECIVDATYDFKEDDLIPNLVELRLERIENMTVLCRGPPLEVLRYFEKLEVLDILLCEKLHISFPRECKLRNLKILRLEYCRIDEVLFSASVAQSLHQLEQLKISGCNELKHIIAESGSEYDGCNTSEEKISSSMNSHFLMTNLREVEIFSCGSLESIFPISYVEGLNQLQKLEISLSPKLEYVFGECGHEHHSSYQYKNHIMLPHLESLKLHNLDNFIGMCPEKCEAKWPSQSLRTMTIHDCSKLKCLFSIKTHRSLPELIELNIYNCQELEQIVAANEELVQLPKAEVYFPKLNIIKIYNCNMLKSLFPFSMVRMLPELSKLDIINCTQLEEVFRHGPGGDDIIREMEVVLPNLTNITLYELPNFVDICHGYKLHAVKLQELDISHCPKAVPSIKKIQDETQRIGIRR, from the exons ATGGCAAATATTGTTGTGACCATTGCAAGTAATGTGGGTAAATATTTGGCGGGACCAGCCATTCGCGAACTTCAATACCTTCTTTGTGTTAATAATGTAATCAATCTTCTTGAGAATGAAAGAGATGCGCTGTCGGCTGAAAGAGGCAACTTGCAAACTCGTGTGGCACAAGCCAAAGAGAGAACTGAAGTAATTGAAAAGCCAGTGGAGAAATGGTTAAATGATGTGGAGAATCTCCTTGAAGAGGTGGAGATTCTTGTACAAAGGACAGAGACTGACCTCAATTGTTTTCAAGGATGGTTTCCAACGTGTAAACGGTATCTATTGTGCAAGGAAATGGTAAAGAAGATAGAGGCAATGGAGAAATTCAAAGGCAAAAGCAATGATATTAATCCATTTTCTCATCTTGCTCCATTACCAGGTATTCAGTATCAGTCATCCGAAGACTTCATTTACTTTGAGTCAACAAAAATGGCTTATGGTCAAATCTGGGAAGCACTCGGGGATGATGGTGTCTCTATAATTGGAGTACATGGAGAGGGTGGATGTGGAAAAACAGCCCTTGTAACAGAAGTTGGCAAAAAGGCTGAGGAATTGGATATGTTTGATAAGGTTATATCAATCACAGTGTCTCGAACTCCAAACATTAGAGGCATTCAAGGAGAAATGGCTGATATGTTAAACTTGAGATTGGGGGAAGAAAGTGAAAAGGGAAGAGCACAGCGTTTATGGTTGTGTTTACAAGAAAATAAGCGAACTCTTCTAATAGTGGATGATCTATGGGAAAAGTTTCATTTGATGGATATAGGGATTCTCTTAGACAGTGTTAACAAGCGAACATGGAAGATCCTCATAACCACTCATAGCGAGCGTATTTGTACATCAATGGAATGCCAAAAGACTACTCATTTGGAGCTCTTGTCTGAAGATGAATCTTGGACTTTCTTCCAAAAATTTGTAAGAGTTGATAACATACTCTCCAAAAATTTGCCACGGGAAATCTGCAATGAATGCGAAAGACTTCCCCTAACAATCAAAACTGTGGCGTTGTCATTAAAAGGAAGGGATGAAAGTGAATGGCATCGGGCATTAGAGAAATTGAGGGATTCAAAGGAATCTAATGATGAAGGAGGAGTGACTGCTACTTTTAGCTGCCTTAAATTATGTTTTGGTTATTTGCTAAGGCCGGAAACAAAACAACTCTTTCTTGTGTGTTCTCTTTTTCCCGAAGACTATCACATCCCAATAGAAGATTTGTTGAGGTATGCAGTTGGACTGAGTGTGGAAGAGAGATTATCATTACAGTCAAGAAGAAGCTTATTTGAAGCAAACATCAGCCAACTTTTAGAATCACATTTGCTGATGCGAGGTTCCGTGAAGATGCATGACGTGGTTCGTGATGCAGCCTTATGGTTTGCAAATAGATCAAAGAATCGCAAAATATTGGTAAATGTGGACAAACCACTTAGCACTGTGGCCAAGGACAACAAAATAAGAGATTGTTTTGCAGTATCCTCATGGTGGTATAATGAAAGTCCCTCTTTCTGTCAATTGCTTGCTCCAAATCTTAAAATGCTATTGCTAAACATAAGTGCTCGTAGATCATGGAATTCCCTGGATTTATCGCATTTAACATTTGAAGGAATACAAGGGCTTGAGGTGTTTTCTCTAACCATCAACTACAAAATAGTACGATTTTCACTACCTCCCTCTATCCAACTGTTGACCAATGTTCGAACTTTGCGCTTAAATGGATTGGAGTTTGGTGACATATCTTTCATAGCAAGCTTAATAAGACTTGAGGTTCTTGACTTGCGACGTTGTAAGTTCAACGAACTTCCTATTGAAATAGGAAAACTCTTACGTCTAAAGCTGCTAGATTTGTCAGAATGTCGTCTTTTTAAAAGGGCCTATAATGGAGCAATAGGAAGATATTCACAACTAGAGGAATTATATGCTTCAGCTTGCTACCCAGAAAAGTATGTTTCTGAGATTGCTATGGATATTGGTTATCTCCCAAATTTACAAAGGTTTAAATTTAGTGATCAAATCACACTAAAACTAATGATTCCTAATATCTCAAATTTGAGGACATCTCAAAAAACAATTCTGCAAATAggtaaaaatatttctttgacaGGCCTACATGGAGGATGTAAAAATATCATCCCAGATATGGTTGGAATTGTGGGAGGCATGAATGATTTGACTTCTCTCCATCTTACAAGTTGCAGAGAGATAGAATGCATCGTCGATGCAACCTATGATTTCAAGGAAGATGATCTGATTCCCAACTTGGTCGAGTTACGCCTTGAGCGTATAGAAAACATGACAGTATTGTGTCGAGGTCCACCTCTGGAAGTACTACGCTACTTTGAAAAACTAGAAGTACTTGATATACTACTTTGCGAGAAGTTACACATCAGTTTTCCTAGGGAATGTAAGCTGCGAAATCTTAAGATCCTCAGATTAGAATATTGCAGGATTGATGAAGTACTTTTCTCAGCATCTGTTGCTCAAAGTCTGCATCAATTAGAACAACTAAAAATAAGTGGCTGCAATGAATTGAAGCATATAATTGCTGAAAGTGGAAGTGAATACGATGGCTGTAATACAAGTGAGGaaaaaatttcaagttcaatgAATTCTCATTTTCTGATGACCAATCTAAGGGAAGTTGAGATTTTCAGTTGTGGAAGTTTAGAGTCAATATTCCCAATTTcctatgttgaaggactaaaccAATTGCAAAAGCTGGAAATATCATTATCTCCTAAGCTGGAATATGTGTTTGGTGAATGTGGTCATGAACACCATTCATCTTACCAATACAAGAACCATATCATGCTTCCTCATTTGGAATCTCTCAAACTCCATAATCTTGACAATTTCATTGGGATGTGTCCCGAGAAATGTGAAGCAAAATGGCCATCTCAGTCACTGAGGACAATGACCATACATGATTGTtcaaaattgaaatgtttgttctCTATCAAAACACATAGAAGCCTACCAGAGTTGATTGAACTTAACATTTACAATTGTCAAGAATTGGAACAAATTGTTGCAGCAAATGAAGAACTTGTGCAGCTTCCCAAAGCTGAAGTTTATTTTCCAAAgctaaatattataaaaatctaTAACTGCAACATGTTGAAAAGCCTTTTCCCTTTTTCTATGGTCAGAATGCTTCCAGAACTAAGCAAGCTTGATATAATAAACTGTACTCAACTTGAAGAGGTATTTAGACATGGTCCCGGAGGAGACGATATTATCAGGGAAATGGAAGTTGTGCTTCCAAACTTGACAAATATAACATTGTATGAGCTACCGAATTTTGTAGATATCTGTCATGGTTATAAGTTACATGCCGTTAAACTTCAAGAACTCGACATATCTCACTGCCCTAAAGCTGTTCCAAGCATAAAAAAAATTCAG gatgaaactcaaagaatcgggattagaagatga